In Nitrobacteraceae bacterium AZCC 1564, the following proteins share a genomic window:
- a CDS encoding putative iron-regulated membrane protein (product_source=COG3182; cog=COG3182; pfam=PF03929; superfamily=81342; transmembrane_helix_parts=Inside_1_19,TMhelix_20_42,Outside_43_154,TMhelix_155_177,Inside_178_197,TMhelix_198_220,Outside_221_335,TMhelix_336_358,Inside_359_391) codes for MSERTSPRRRGWPQRLWRNIHLWLGIGLFVLLVPIALSGAILVYHDDIDEMMRTPREATVSQGPVDLPLAIANAKQAAGEKFQPTAIRFPENPRAPMTISLRGQAPKGQRPPFLTAYMDRNDSRVLNLVDFRASFFGFMHVFHENLTIPFYYGRDIVGWVGVAMLVLSLTGLYLWWPRHHQWARAFAWRRSPATSSNLHYMAGFWVCLPLAFLSLTGIYLAWPQQGRSVLSTFAPITEQQRGGPQAAMANPQRSLAEIYTTAVARPNAAVAAIFFPSPQTGAWRVQLREDRKSEPTTILINDRSGTVTTVEPLAGDRIAFWIRWLHEGSHAGEVWRVIVFITGLMPAVLGVTGILVWLRQRRQRALMKENHGQLASANAPGGAIGNTTPAE; via the coding sequence ATGTCAGAACGAACATCACCTCGCCGTCGTGGATGGCCGCAGCGGCTTTGGCGCAATATTCATTTGTGGCTTGGCATCGGCCTGTTCGTTCTACTCGTGCCGATCGCTCTGTCAGGCGCGATCCTCGTGTATCACGACGACATCGACGAAATGATGCGGACACCTCGTGAGGCGACAGTTTCGCAAGGTCCCGTCGATTTGCCGCTGGCCATCGCCAACGCAAAGCAGGCGGCTGGCGAAAAATTCCAGCCCACAGCCATCCGTTTCCCGGAAAATCCGCGCGCCCCAATGACAATCTCGCTGCGCGGACAGGCGCCCAAGGGGCAAAGGCCGCCATTTCTGACGGCTTACATGGATCGTAACGATTCGCGCGTTTTGAACCTGGTCGATTTCCGGGCGTCGTTCTTCGGCTTCATGCACGTTTTCCATGAAAATCTCACGATCCCGTTCTATTATGGCCGCGACATCGTAGGTTGGGTCGGCGTCGCGATGCTCGTATTGTCATTAACGGGTCTGTATCTGTGGTGGCCGCGGCATCATCAGTGGGCACGCGCGTTCGCGTGGAGACGCAGCCCGGCGACATCGTCGAATCTGCATTACATGGCGGGCTTCTGGGTCTGCCTTCCGCTCGCCTTCCTGTCGCTTACCGGCATTTATCTCGCATGGCCGCAGCAGGGCCGCTCTGTACTCTCGACATTTGCTCCGATCACCGAGCAGCAACGTGGCGGCCCCCAAGCAGCAATGGCCAATCCTCAGCGTTCGCTCGCGGAGATTTACACCACTGCAGTGGCTCGCCCGAACGCAGCGGTGGCTGCAATTTTCTTTCCTTCTCCGCAAACCGGCGCGTGGCGCGTTCAGCTTCGTGAGGATAGAAAGTCTGAACCGACCACGATCTTGATCAATGATCGCAGTGGCACCGTCACCACTGTTGAGCCGCTCGCGGGTGATCGGATTGCGTTCTGGATTCGCTGGTTGCATGAAGGCAGCCACGCCGGAGAGGTCTGGCGTGTGATTGTCTTCATCACCGGATTGATGCCTGCCGTGCTCGGCGTCACCGGAATTCTCGTCTGGCTTCGCCAGCGCCGTCAGCGAGCCCTGATGAAAGAAAATCACGGACAACTTGCCTCAGCGAACGCGCCCGGCGGCGCGATCGGCAACACAACTCCCGCGGAATAA